Part of the Paenibacillus sp. JNUCC32 genome is shown below.
CCCAATCCTTGTTCCTGCTGAACGCCCAGATCGACCGAATCGAGAAGTCAGGCCGTACGGGAGACATTCCGTATCAGGAAATCAAGGAAAGCGTTCATCGTACCAATACCTACGTAAGAGAAGCTATTGCGAATCTCCGCTACCCGGCAGATCCGCAAGCCATTCCGTGGATGCACAGCATGAGCAGCCTGATCGAGGAAATCAAGCAGGAGACGGACCTGCATTTCGACATCAAGTGGGGAATTCCGGACGCCATGCTGTCAGCCAAAGAAAAGGTGGAGCTGCTGGCTTCGATCAGGGAATCCTTATTGAATATCCATAAGCACGCCGAGGCGAAACACGTCAAGATTACCGCGAATACAACGGATTCGGGCTGGCATTGCACTGTCACCGACGATGGAAAAGGCTTTGATCTGGACAAGCCGCTCGGCAGCAACCGGTATGGTATCAAAATCATGAAGGATCGGGCGGAGGCCATGGGCTGGAAGTTCAAGATGGAAAGGCGGCACGACCAGACGATTATCAACATCAGGAAGGAGAGCACAGCATGAACAGTCAACCTTTTCGCGTGTTAATCATCGATGACAGCGATCTGGCAAGAGAAGGAATTCGCACCATTTTGAGCAGCGATCCGACCTTTGAGGTCGTGGCGGAAGGGCAAAGCGGTGAGGATGCCCTGGAACTGACCGAAATATGGATGCCCGATATCATCTTGATGGATATTCAGATGCCCGGCATGGGCGGTTTGGAAGCGACCAAGCGGGTGAAGGACAAGTTCCCTTACGTTAAGATCGTTATGGTCACGGTATCCGACGACATCGCCCATTTGTTTGATGCCCTGAAGCGTGGAGCCCAGGGGTATTTGTTAAAGAACTTGAATCCCGAATCATGGCACGAGTACCTGAAAGCCATTGCGGTGGACGAAGCACCGGTGAGCAGGGAACTCGCATTCCGCATCCTGAAGGAATTTTCGCAATACGACAAGCCGGACCCGAGCAAAAGTCCCTTAACGGCGCGGGAAAAGGAAATTCTGGGACTCGTCGCCGAGGGATTGTCCAACCGCGATATTTCGAGCGACCTCTGCATTTCCGAAAATACGGTCAAGAACCATTTGAAGAACATTTTGCAAAAGCTGCATTTGGAAAATCGGGTACAGCTGACCCGCTATGCCTTCGAACAAGGCTGGATGGGGAAGAGACAGCGATAAGCAAGGTACCGATGTCCGAAGGATGTTGGCGAAGAATGAATTTAGGCAAAACAGGCATCCGTGCGCACGGGCGCTCATTTCTGCTTCACCAGAAAGATCCCGAGCGCAATAATGCCGATCCCCGCCCAGTTTTTCCAGGTGGGAACCTCCTTCAGGAACAAGTAAGCCACGCCCAACGATATCAGGATCTCCAGACATTTGGAGAAGATCAACGTGTACCCCAGCTGATCGGTGGCTTTGTAACCAAAGCGGATCCCGTACCCGATGCACATATTGGCAATGACAAAGAGCGGAAGCATCCACAACTGAAACTGCAGGGTAGGCCAGAACAGATGCTGGATATGCTTGGTTTGGTACGAGAAGACCAGATTGATGATCGACAGTCCGCCGAAGAGCAAACCGACACTGTAGATATAAAACATATAGCCCTCCTGTAACGATGGTCTTTGTAGTACGCCATTAATGTTTCCCTGTGACAACTTTCTTATCCATGTACAATTTGCAAGGATCCTCTCAACAATATTCTGATTGCTCAAAATCAGCAGGATGCTTCTTATAGGTGCGCGGCAAAAAAAGGATGACTCCCTTTCGCTGGGAGCCATCCTTTTCAGTATTAATGCGGGATGTTCATTTCTTGCAGGCGAATCTTCATCCACAACCAAACCATTCATCGGCTTCATTAGTGAACTTGGTGAAGTCTGCTGTACGCACCGCCGGAGTGAATCAATTCCTGATGCGTGCCTTGTTCGGCAATGCCTTCCGAATTGACGACGATAATTCGGTCCGCGCTCTGAATGGTGGTCAGTCGGTGAGCGATCACTAGCGTTGTTCTGCCGACGGACAGCTCAGCCAGGGACTTTTGGATTTGCGCTTCCGTCTCCGTGTCCAGTGCCGAGGTAGCTTCATCCAGAATCAAGATCGGCGGATTCTTCAGGAACATTCTCGCAATGGACAGACGCTGCTTCTGGCCGCCGGACAGCTTAACCCCGCGTTCCCCGATGACCGTCTCCATGCCGTCCGGCAGGCTTCGGATCAGTTCATCCAACGAAGCGCGCCGTGCGGCTTCCCAGATTTGATGGTCGGTTGCATTCAAGTCGCCGTAGGCGATATTGTCACGGATCGTGCCGGAGAACAGGAACACGTCCTGCTGCACGATACCGATATGCTTGCGCAGGTTTTGCAATTTGATATTCCGGATGTCGATCCCGTCCACCGTGATCGAGCCCTGATCCACGTCATAGAAACGGGGGAGTAGGCTGCAGATCGTGGTCTTTCCGGCACCGGACGGCCCAACGAATGCAACCGTTTCTCCGGCACGGATCGTCAGGTGAATGTTATTCAGTATCGTTCGGGAAGGCTCGTACCCGAAGGTGACGCCTTCGAAGCGGATATCTCCCCGTACCGATGAAAGGGATACGGCATCAGGCACATCGGCGATTTCCGGCTCGGTATCCATGATTTCCAGGTAGCGTTTAAAGCCGGCAATGCCTTTGGGATAACTCTCAATAACCGCGTTGATCTTCTCGATCGGACGGAAGAAGATGTTGGAGAGCAGCAGGAATGCCATGAATTCGCCCATCTCGATTTTGCCTTGAATGAAGAACCATGCGCCGCAGATCATCACGAATACCGTGATCAAACGCATCAGCATATAGCTGACGGACGTGCTTTTTGCCATCGTTTTATAAGCCAGCAGCTTGGTGGCGCGGAACTGCTTGTTCTCTTCCTGAAACAGCTTATTCTCATGCTCTTCGTTCGCAAACGATTGAACCACGCGGATGCCGCCGACATTGTCTTCGATGCGGGCATTGAAATTGCCCACGTTTCGGAACAATTGACGATAAGTCGTGGTCATTCTGCCGCCGAACTTAATGATCAGCCATGCCATCAGCGGCACGATAATAAAGGTCAGCAGCGCAAGCTCCAGGTTGATGTAGGCCATCAAGGAGAAGGAACCGAGCAGCGTCATGACGGCGATGAACACGTCTTCCGGGCCATGGTGGGCCACTTCGCCGACGTCGTTAAGATCGTTCGTGATACGGCCCATCAGGTGGCCGGTTTTGTTGTTATCAAAGAAGCGGAAGGACAACTTCTGAATGTGGGAGAACATTTTCTCCCGCATGTCCGTCTCGATGTTGATGCCGAGCATATG
Proteins encoded:
- a CDS encoding ABC transporter ATP-binding protein is translated as MIRKFFSYYRPYKGLFVLDFTCAVIAGLLELAFPLAVSKFIDELLPSQDWPLILIACIVLLSIYALNTALQYIVTYWGHMLGINIETDMREKMFSHIQKLSFRFFDNNKTGHLMGRITNDLNDVGEVAHHGPEDVFIAVMTLLGSFSLMAYINLELALLTFIIVPLMAWLIIKFGGRMTTTYRQLFRNVGNFNARIEDNVGGIRVVQSFANEEHENKLFQEENKQFRATKLLAYKTMAKSTSVSYMLMRLITVFVMICGAWFFIQGKIEMGEFMAFLLLSNIFFRPIEKINAVIESYPKGIAGFKRYLEIMDTEPEIADVPDAVSLSSVRGDIRFEGVTFGYEPSRTILNNIHLTIRAGETVAFVGPSGAGKTTICSLLPRFYDVDQGSITVDGIDIRNIKLQNLRKHIGIVQQDVFLFSGTIRDNIAYGDLNATDHQIWEAARRASLDELIRSLPDGMETVIGERGVKLSGGQKQRLSIARMFLKNPPILILDEATSALDTETEAQIQKSLAELSVGRTTLVIAHRLTTIQSADRIIVVNSEGIAEQGTHQELIHSGGAYSRLHQVH
- a CDS encoding sensor histidine kinase; this translates as MSYKQMKWLILIIPTLTIGIWEYVRHEFLLPYISMDLGNLLAPVIVFLVSILFLTQLFSLIERNQEELNRSRALQAAMHEREKIGRELHDGIAQSLFLLNAQIDRIEKSGRTGDIPYQEIKESVHRTNTYVREAIANLRYPADPQAIPWMHSMSSLIEEIKQETDLHFDIKWGIPDAMLSAKEKVELLASIRESLLNIHKHAEAKHVKITANTTDSGWHCTVTDDGKGFDLDKPLGSNRYGIKIMKDRAEAMGWKFKMERRHDQTIINIRKESTA
- a CDS encoding response regulator; this translates as MNSQPFRVLIIDDSDLAREGIRTILSSDPTFEVVAEGQSGEDALELTEIWMPDIILMDIQMPGMGGLEATKRVKDKFPYVKIVMVTVSDDIAHLFDALKRGAQGYLLKNLNPESWHEYLKAIAVDEAPVSRELAFRILKEFSQYDKPDPSKSPLTAREKEILGLVAEGLSNRDISSDLCISENTVKNHLKNILQKLHLENRVQLTRYAFEQGWMGKRQR